One Candidatus Nitrososphaera evergladensis SR1 genomic window carries:
- a CDS encoding Lrp/AsnC family transcriptional regulator, with amino-acid sequence MSSSSFQERQKNDSSSSSSEVICRPREDQQQIIVPLSRHMLLQAMEKLGINAKSLESLTVEQLHDLFNRLSNLTAAAAAAPNNSSNQKERYPLHVDGGVAVLSPIDKRMLKLLLASNGDISSMTLSKELGIPLTTIQRRRKRLVEFLDISCTLALRKFDLRSITFFIAAENGMSTSIAKEILTWPSVMSVARTLSNNNIDIKADVVLKTNKEIIDFSEKIKMMPGVKELFWTESIELIGKNNDMLYSKIDSS; translated from the coding sequence GGTGATCTGCCGGCCCCGGGAGGATCAACAGCAGATTATTGTCCCATTATCGCGGCACATGCTTTTGCAGGCAATGGAAAAACTGGGCATAAACGCCAAGTCCCTAGAATCACTCACAGTTGAACAGCTTCACGACCTCTTCAATAGGCTGAGCAATCTGACTGCCGCTGCTGCAGCAGCTCCTAACAACAGCAGCAATCAAAAGGAAAGATATCCACTGCATGTAGACGGCGGTGTCGCCGTTTTGTCGCCCATCGACAAGCGTATGCTAAAGCTCTTGCTCGCATCAAACGGCGACATTTCATCAATGACCTTGTCAAAAGAGCTTGGAATCCCGCTTACAACCATCCAGAGGAGGCGCAAGCGGCTTGTAGAGTTTCTGGACATCTCTTGCACTCTGGCATTGAGGAAATTCGACCTGCGCTCAATCACGTTCTTTATAGCAGCAGAAAACGGGATGTCGACAAGCATCGCCAAGGAAATCCTGACATGGCCAAGCGTAATGTCCGTGGCAAGGACGCTGAGCAACAACAACATCGACATAAAGGCAGACGTAGTTCTAAAGACAAACAAGGAAATCATCGATTTTTCCGAGAAGATAAAAATGATGCCTGGAGTAAAAGAGCTCTTTTGGACCGAGTCGATAGAATTGATAGGAAAGAATAACGACATGCTTTATTCCAAAATCGATTCCTCTTAG